TTATTTATAGCCGTAATAACCGTAATAGCCGTAACGATTGTCATGGGTTTGACGGACGGCATTGCAGACGACGCCGAGCAGATTATGGTTTTTGAGCATGGCGAGGCCCTTGTTCATTTTATCCGTTGAGGTATAGCCCTCACGGACAACGAACAACACACCACCAACGGCATTGGCAATATATTGCGGCTCCGCAAAAGGAAGAATCGGTGTGGTATCGACAATCACATAACGGTCCGGATAACGATTTTTGATCTCAGACAACAACTCCTGCATCCGATTCGAGGAGAACAACTCAACCGGATTGGGCACACTACGGCCGGCGGGAAGAATCGTCAGCTTGCCAATACCGGTTTTGACCAAAGCCTCGCCAACATCGATTCCGTCAAGAACACAATCCGTTAAACCGATAGACGCTTCCAGCCCCAGGTATTTCATCACCGAAGGACAGCGAATGTCCGCCTCAACCAGCAACACGGTATGGTCAAATTCTTGCGCCAGGGAAATTGCCAGATTCAAAGACGTCAGGGTTTTCCCTTCCCCCCCAGTGGCACTGGTCACCATGAGTGACTTATCAAAACGGTCCAACTGACTTAACTTGACCAGCGATGATTTGAGCTTACGGTATTGCTCGGATGCCGGCCCGGTATCATCATGCGCTGTGACGAGAAAAGGATTATTAAGCTCCAGCGGAGCATCCGGCACCGCAGTGATGTGTTCACTTTTAACCTCTGGAATCGTTTGAGCCTCTTCAGCAGGAATCTCTACAGAGCTCTCTTCTGTTCTCGGCGCTGCGGCCCGGCGCTGTTTTGTTGCTTTTTCTATGGCGTTATCAATCCGACTCATGGATTCTCCAACTTCTCTAAATACTTGATATTTTAACTAGATTCTGTCGACATCTTGTCCAGGCTGGTTGGACTAGCCGAGCAGCTGATCCATAATGGTCAAGCCCAGCAGATCATGAAGCATCAACAAGCCGATCAGACCAAGACACAGCGCACAATAGGAATAAACCAGTTTGTCCTTTTTCTTCTGCCTGGCATGATCGTTATCACTGAACATCAGCGGAATTTCCGCGAGCACCGTAACCCCTTTGGAGCGCAAGACATCGGCATCGCGGACTGTATCGTCAAGTTGCTCACGGGCCACAACGGCAGCGGCTCCCGCTCCAATACCAACGATAAGACCCAGAATCATTTTCAAGAGCCGCGCTTTACCCACCGGGAAGGTCGGCAAAATGGCCGGATCAACGATACGGAAGGTGGTTGCTTTATCCGCCACTTCCATTTGCTTGGACACTTCGGCCATACCGACCCGTTCAAGCAAGGTTTCATAAACATTTTTGATCATGGAGCGCTC
This region of uncultured Desulfuromonas sp. genomic DNA includes:
- a CDS encoding XrtA-associated tyrosine autokinase, with the protein product MSRIDNAIEKATKQRRAAAPRTEESSVEIPAEEAQTIPEVKSEHITAVPDAPLELNNPFLVTAHDDTGPASEQYRKLKSSLVKLSQLDRFDKSLMVTSATGGEGKTLTSLNLAISLAQEFDHTVLLVEADIRCPSVMKYLGLEASIGLTDCVLDGIDVGEALVKTGIGKLTILPAGRSVPNPVELFSSNRMQELLSEIKNRYPDRYVIVDTTPILPFAEPQYIANAVGGVLFVVREGYTSTDKMNKGLAMLKNHNLLGVVCNAVRQTHDNRYGYYGYYGYK